In Salvelinus namaycush isolate Seneca chromosome 20, SaNama_1.0, whole genome shotgun sequence, the following proteins share a genomic window:
- the LOC120065624 gene encoding hyaluronidase-2-like, producing the protein MLSWTVLPDWKVLLLVTLLWDYLCAEELKPTRWPLYLQKPLVMAWNAPTEDCSPRHGIHFQLEQFQIVASPSKGFVRQNLTIFYKDRLGLYPYYNEHDGTVMNGGLPQVASLTQHLEKMPEGIQYYIREAGAKGLAVIDWEEWRPLWIRNWDVKNVYRNQSRQLVAQKNPAWPAERVAKVAQQEFEMSARKFMLETLRLAKSLRPNQLWGFYLFPDCYNHDYKNTLENYTGRCPDVEVARNEMLKWLWMESTALFPSVYMGMVLRSSPSGRQFVRNRVKEGMRLASGGDGLARPVFVYARPTYANVLELLTETDLVSTIGESVALGAAGIILWGDHAYASSKASCSSLNEYLRGPLGRYLLNVTTAAELCSQTLCDSLGRCLRKHPDTDAYLHLSTRTHRIEALANGKLKVQGQLGEDDILGFQREFQCQCYSGYQGEGCGQRDPQQQRGIAAPIMASWVHCLLLLLITLLL; encoded by the exons ATGTTGTCCTGGACTGTACTGCCTGATTGGAAAGTATTGCTGTTGGTGACTCTTCTATGGGACTACCTCTGTGCTGAGGAACTGAAGCCCACGAGATGGCCACTGTATCTCCAAAAGCCTCTGGTAATGGCCTGGAATGCTCCGACAGAGGACTGCAGCCCACGGCACGGTATTCACTTTCAGCTGGAGCAGTTCCAGATTGTGGCATCGCCCAGCAAGGGCTTTGTCCGCCAAAACCTCACCATCTTTTACAAGGACCGCTTGGGGTTGTACCCCTATTATAATGAGCATGATGGTACTGTCATGAACGGTGGGCTCCCGCAGGTTGCCAGTCTCACTCAGCACCTGGAGAAGATGCCGGAGGGTATTCAGTATTACATACGCGAAGCAGGGGCCAAGGGACTGGCAGTTATTGACTGGGAGGAGTGGAGACCACTGTGGATCCGCAACTGGGACGTCAAGAATGTGTACCGCAACCAGTCAAGGCAGCTGGTGGCCCAGAAGAACCCAGCCTGGCCCGCAGAGCGTGTGGCTAAGGTGGCCCAGCAGGAGTTTGAGATGTCAGCCCGGAAGTTCATGCTGGAGACCCTGAGGCTGGCCAAGAGCCTGCGGCCCAACCAGCTGTGGGGGTTCTACTTGTTCCCAGACTGCTACAACCACGACTACAAGAACACTCTGGAGAACTACACGGGCCGCTGCCCTGACGTGGAGGTGGCCCGGAATGAAATGCTCAAATGGCTGTGGATGGAGAGCACAGCCCTCTTCCCTTCGGTCTACATGGGCATGGTGCTGCGCTCTTCGCCCTCGGGGCGCCAGTTTGTCCGGAACCGGGTGAAGGAGGGGATGCGTCTGGCGTCAGGGGGAGACGGGCTGGCACGTCCTGTCTTTGTGTACGCCCGGCCCACCTATGCCAACGTACTGGAGCTGCTGACAGAG ACGGACCTGGTCTCCACCATCGGGGAGAGTGTGGCTCTTGGGGCCGCAGGCATCATCCTCTGGGGAGACCACGCTTATGCCAGCAGCAAG GCCAGTTGCTCTAGTCTGAATGAGTACCTGCGGGGTCCGCTGGGCCGGTACCTGCTCAACGTTACCACGGCAGCAGAGCTATGCAGCCAGACGCTGTGCGATTCCCTTGGACGCTGCTTGCGTAAACACCCTGACACTGATGCCTACCTGCACCTCAGCACCCGCACCCACAGAATAGAGGCCCTGGCAAATGGAAAACTCAAGGTTCAAGGTCAGCTTGGGGAAGACGACATATTGGGCTTTCAGAGGGAGTTCCAGTGCCAGTGCTATAGTGGCTACCAGGGAGAGGGCTGTGGCCAGAGAGACCCCCAACAACAACGAGGCATCGCAGCTCCAATCATGGCATCATGGGTGCACTGTTTGCTCCTGCTACTCATCACACTCCTGCTCTGA
- the LOC120064932 gene encoding tumor suppressor candidate 2-like — protein sequence MGGSGSKVKGAWPFAGSGAGGDSGSEGQEDHSVARLKGTRKTPFIFTRRSSLYYDEDGDLAHEFYEETVVTKNGRKRSKLKRIQKNLIPQGIVKLNHPRIHVDFPVILFEV from the exons ATGGGAGGCAGTGGATCCAAGGTGAAAGGTGCTTGGCCATTTGCTGGTTCGGGAGCTGGAGGGGATTCAGGCAGTGAGGGGCAAGAAGATCACTCTGTTGCCCGACTCAAAGGGACCAGAAAAACCCCATTTATTTTCACAAGGAGGAG CTCTCTCTACTATGATGAGGATGGGGACCTGGCTCATGAGTTCTATGAAGAGACTGTAGTGACAAAAAATGGCCGGAAGAGGTCCAAGCTGAAGAGGATTCAGAAGAACCTCATACCTCAG GGAATTGTGAAGCTAAACCACCCCCGGATCCATGTAGATTTTCCTGTCATCCTCTTTGAGGTGTGA
- the LOC120064931 gene encoding ras association domain-containing protein 1-like isoform X1 has protein sequence MSWGEFIELRELRLHDPIELTSCEVPRSPPRLERANALRISTGKVPELLSRVGIIRLVGDSLDPLLTDKRGKGHDFQPCSHAQPTWCDLCGDFIWGLYKQSLRCANCRFTCHYRCRALIQLDCRLDGSSIVGQTCVMEHTMETDTNVDEQVEWGKQQDLSVTEIQQKVKEYNAQINSNLFMNLNKDGSYTGFIKVQFKLLRPVSVPPPRKGTATQDGAGKKTGGVKRRTSFYLPKDTSKHLHISSRTCAREVIEALLKKFTVVDNPGKFALFERTKRHDQVFLRKLPDDERPLHLRLCAGPNDKALSLVLKENETGEVNWDAFSMPELKNFVRMLQREEEEHVKQIVQRYALARTRMQEAQAASPTPGGSTPG, from the exons ATGTCTTGGGGTGAGTTCATTGAGCTCCGTGAGCTGAGGCTACATGACCCGATAGAGCTGACCAGCTGCGAGGTGCCTCGCTCACCACCTCGCCTGGAGCGGGCCAATGCTCTGCGGATCAGCACAGGGAAGGTCCCAGAGCTGCTCAGCCGGGTGGGCATCATCAGACTGGTGGGGGATAGCCTGGACCCACTGCTCACAGATAAGAGGGGAAAGGGACATGACTTCCAGCCCTGCAGCCATGCCCAGCCCACCTGGTGTGACCTGTGTGGAGACTTCATCTGGGGACTGTACAAACAGAGCCTGCGCTGTGCCA ATTGCAGATTCACGTGTCACTACAGATGTCGAGCTCTTATCCAATTAGATTGCCGTTTGGATGGTAGCTCCATAGTTGGACAAACATGTGTTATGGAACACACTATGGAGACCGATACAAATGTG GATGAACAGGTTGAATGGGGGAAGCAGCAGGATCTGTCAGTCACAGAGATCCAGCAGAAGGTGAAGGAGTACAATGCTCAAATCAACAGCAACTTGTTCATGAACCTG AACAAAGATGGCTCCTACACTGGCTTCATAAAGGTCCAGTTCAAGCTGCTACGACCCGTGTCAGTTCCCCCACCAAGAAAGGGTACTGCAACACAGGATGGTGCAGGCAAGAAGACTGGGGGAGTTAAGCGTCGCACCTCTTTTTACCTGCCCAAGGATACGTCCAAACACCTACATATCAGCTCCCGCACATGTGCTCGTGAGGTCATCGAAGCCTTGTTGAAGAAGTTCACCGTGGTGGACAACCCTGGAAAGTTTGCTTTGTTTGAGCGCACAAAGCGCCATGACCAAG TATTCCTGCGTAAGCTGCCTGACGATGAGCGTCCACTCCACCTGCGTCTGTGTGCTGGACCCAATGACAAAGCCCTCAGTTTGGTCTTGAAAGAGAATGAGACTGGAGAGGTCAAC tGGGATGCCTTCTCTATGCCAGAGCTCAAGAACTTTGTTCGCATGTTACAGCGTGAGGAGGAGGAGCATGTCAAGCAGATAGTGCAGCGCTACGCACTAGCCCGCACCAGAATGCAGGAGGCCCAAGCTGCTAGTCCCACCCCTGGTGGTTCCACCCCTGGCTGA
- the LOC120064931 gene encoding ras association domain-containing protein 1-like isoform X2, translated as MTDTVSGSDKSLSFEKTWGSSTSSGYYSGDSDSEFEQYFTARTSLLHKPKKEKDEQVEWGKQQDLSVTEIQQKVKEYNAQINSNLFMNLNKDGSYTGFIKVQFKLLRPVSVPPPRKGTATQDGAGKKTGGVKRRTSFYLPKDTSKHLHISSRTCAREVIEALLKKFTVVDNPGKFALFERTKRHDQVFLRKLPDDERPLHLRLCAGPNDKALSLVLKENETGEVNWDAFSMPELKNFVRMLQREEEEHVKQIVQRYALARTRMQEAQAASPTPGGSTPG; from the exons ATGACAGACACGGTCAGCGGTTCGGATAAAAGCCTGTCCTTCGAGAAGACGTGGGGCAGCTCGACTAGCAGCGGATACTACAGTGGGGACTCCGATTCAGAGTTCGAGCAGTACTTCACTGCTCGCACATCATTACTTCACAAACCCAAGAAGGAGAAG GATGAACAGGTTGAATGGGGGAAGCAGCAGGATCTGTCAGTCACAGAGATCCAGCAGAAGGTGAAGGAGTACAATGCTCAAATCAACAGCAACTTGTTCATGAACCTG AACAAAGATGGCTCCTACACTGGCTTCATAAAGGTCCAGTTCAAGCTGCTACGACCCGTGTCAGTTCCCCCACCAAGAAAGGGTACTGCAACACAGGATGGTGCAGGCAAGAAGACTGGGGGAGTTAAGCGTCGCACCTCTTTTTACCTGCCCAAGGATACGTCCAAACACCTACATATCAGCTCCCGCACATGTGCTCGTGAGGTCATCGAAGCCTTGTTGAAGAAGTTCACCGTGGTGGACAACCCTGGAAAGTTTGCTTTGTTTGAGCGCACAAAGCGCCATGACCAAG TATTCCTGCGTAAGCTGCCTGACGATGAGCGTCCACTCCACCTGCGTCTGTGTGCTGGACCCAATGACAAAGCCCTCAGTTTGGTCTTGAAAGAGAATGAGACTGGAGAGGTCAAC tGGGATGCCTTCTCTATGCCAGAGCTCAAGAACTTTGTTCGCATGTTACAGCGTGAGGAGGAGGAGCATGTCAAGCAGATAGTGCAGCGCTACGCACTAGCCCGCACCAGAATGCAGGAGGCCCAAGCTGCTAGTCCCACCCCTGGTGGTTCCACCCCTGGCTGA